In the Drosophila teissieri strain GT53w chromosome 3R, Prin_Dtei_1.1, whole genome shotgun sequence genome, CTTCTGCTCGTGGGAAAGCACAACGAGGGCAGGCGGCACAGCCGCAGCTTTGCCCACGCCGTAGATCCCGCCAAATCCGCGCTCCCGCAGCTCCTCGCCACGGATTATTGTTGGCGTGATGCACAGCTCCTTGCCCACATCTTCGATTGCCTGAATGAAGTGGTCCACGTTCATCTCGTTGCAGGGCATGTCTACAATGCGAGCAGTCAGTCGAATTGCCCTGGTGGTCTCATTCAGGCAATTTAGCTCGTCTTCTGTCAAAGGTTCGCTCTCAATGCCGCCATCCTTGTTGATTAACACAAACTCAACATTGACTACGTTGCGTACTGAATCCGTGCTTCCATCGCTTTGATCTCCGCAGCCAAGACTTTGCTTGGGCTGGTTGGAAGCCAGCAGATTGCCCGTTTTGCGGGAATAGAGGGGAAAAGCCCGGACCACCGCACAGGCGCTGGCGAATAGATTCTCCCGTTCGCAAACCAGCACCACGCTCTCCTCGGAAACGTTCAGCACATGGTTCTTCACCAGACGAGTGATGGCATGAGCCCGGGATGCGGTATTGTGCCGGGAGGCCTTCAATGGCAGGGCAGCCACGGTGGCCACATCGAGGTAGAGGGACACCTTATCGGTGGGCGCCGGATGCAGGCAGGCAACGGCATTCAGGAAGGTGTCCTCGGTGACGCGTGGACTGAGTTTGCTCTCTAGATGGCTGAACTTCAGCAGATTCAGATGGCGCAGCTGGCCGATGATCAGGACCGGATGTGTCTGCGGATCACTGCAGCCTAGCGATTCGTTGAACTTCACGTCCGTGGCCATCTGTAAGAGAATATGTGTGCGAATGAATAAAGATTCAAGTTTCAAGACCGAGGAATGCTAGTAAAATCCCAGTGGTATTATCTTATCGGTGCTAATCTGCCGTCTACTGCTCCAAATGCCCCACTTGCTTATCAGTCGACGACTTTGCACCACAGGGGCGGTCAGTGGATGCAGCCGCCCATAAATCACGAGAGCTAAACCGGCGAGATAAGCAGTGGCGTTCGGGTTTTCAGTAGGGCCATCTGGACAAACAGGGGTTACTCATCGGATGCAAGCGGATGCAGTGTAGCAGGGGAATCATAAGAAGAGATACAAGCATgacctatgtacatatattagaATTGAACAATGATTTTCGTATAAATGAGTCCATGAAGGTAGCGGCAATTTGGAGTTGTGGAAGCCACCTAATTATATTAACAGGAGTTggaatatatacaaattgtattGCATTTAAGttgatcaaattaaaattaatttacatataaatataaatgcctAGCGTTTCAAAATTTAAGAACATATCTTCTAAaatcatttattataaaaaatcttgttaatttattgtttttatattattgatatttatattgtttttggtacaataacaatattttagccattcattttttacttttacagTGGCAAggcaataaaaacataaactgccacgaaaaatatagttgaACACATATCTTTACGATGCTCCATAAACTCTAATGGGTTTTATAAGCTAGATACCACTGTGCAAAAatggatttaaaatttaaaatcgtTAATGCCAGCGTGACCTtcacaacaagaacaacaagtgGGTCGTTGACCGATTCGCGGCTTTCGAATGCGAAAAGTGGGTAAACATCtaatctatttattttctattggTTTTGACTGGACAGCCGATATGTAGAAATATGCAAAGGCGTTGTGCAAATTCTATATTCTCTATTTTTAGACTCTTTGTTCACAATATCTTCATTTGCAAAACGGATTCTGCACATTTGCTGCCTTGTTGGAGCTCACCTTTTTAAAGCGGCCGCTGCTATaggtgcgagcgagacggTTGCGTATTGCCTGGACGCCGAGCAGCAAACGCATTAAGTGCCTTCTTTAGAAATTGCAAATAAGTTTGCAAAATgctgatttaatatttaatttcctcgTTGCCAATTTGACTTGCAATTTTTTGCTTGCCGGTTCTTAGAGATGTGACTGCACAGCGATAAGTCGATGTTAACTATCGATAAGTGCCACACTAAATTTTCCATTCAGCCTGGCAACCCTGCTACAGTCGTGGAAGTGTCATTCCTAACAGCGAGTACCACCTCTAACTGGAAAGCAAAACAAGCGTCTGGAAGGCAAAAGCGGCGCTGAATTTTTGAAGATTTTCATTATTTGCAGTAAACTGACAAAATGGCAATAATTATACCTGAATCGAGTTACGAAAGGCGCGTAAAGGCATTGTACGAAAAGCAAATTCGCATGGAAGCACTCGAGGGGAAATTCATCAAAAAGGTCTATAAATTCAACAGCAATTTATGTGAGTTGGAGGAATTTATCTCTATTTAACCACATTAATTGCTCTTATACTAAATATTC is a window encoding:
- the LOC122622357 gene encoding probable aminopeptidase NPEPL1 isoform X2, whose amino-acid sequence is MRLLLGVQAIRNRLARTYSSGRFKKMATDVKFNESLGCSDPQTHPVLIIGQLRHLNLLKFSHLESKLSPRVTEDTFLNAVACLHPAPTDKVSLYLDVATVAALPLKASRHNTASRAHAITRLVKNHVLNVSEESVVLVCERENLFASACAVVRAFPLYSRKTGNLLASNQPKQSLGCGDQSDGSTDSVRNVVNVEFVLINKDGGIESEPLTEDELNCLNETTRAIRLTARIVDMPCNEMNVDHFIQAIEDVGKELCITPTIIRGEELRERGFGGIYGVGKAAAVPPALVVLSHEQKGAQETIALVGKGIVYDTGGLSIKAKTGMPGMKRDCGGAAAILGAFYAAVQCGFKDNLHAVFCLAENSVGPNATRPDDIHTLYSGRTVEINNTDAEGRLVLADGVCYANKDLKANIILDMATLTGAQGVATGKYHGAVLTNSETWEAKSLQAGRKSGDLLASIIYCPELHFSEFASAIADMKNSVADRQNAQSSCAGLFIAAHLGFDYPGIWMHVDMATPVHCGERATGYGVALLLTLFGGHTDSKLLQSIAPTDEEPPSKRLCRD